The Clarias gariepinus isolate MV-2021 ecotype Netherlands chromosome 4, CGAR_prim_01v2, whole genome shotgun sequence genome window below encodes:
- the rab11fip3 gene encoding rab11 family-interacting protein 3 isoform X3 yields the protein MVLGMASCPLGVSPPGVSPVYLQQAEVSDSAYLGSESAYSECETFTDEDTGALVHPELHEDVETDSGIENTLAESEDRNRFSLGSDLHGHALVAVIGGEEEHFEDFGESNSASDLLLANQEEARAAPEGEGDPEPHPHAGSPVRRPPMLLSPSSEPFPSSFQNFLQSESLEFFCTHCHKQISRLEDLSTRLHLLEMNSSSKRLSSKKAARHLLQSSGLDGMSDLSQDILDLADSDITDKVLLLERRVSELEKDSATSEEQHARLRQENLTLVHRANALEEQLKEQELHADETLNTLARKHRDALSKLQRERELEIENLQARLHQLDEENSELRSCVPCLRANIERLEEEKRKLQDEIDDITDRLNEETDSRRKMADKLSHERHTSQKEKETTQELIEDLRKQLEMLQLFKLETEARRGRSPAAGLQEYNTHMRENELEQEIRRLKQDNRSLKEQNDELNGQIINLSIQGAKSLFTESLSESLAAEINNVSRAELMEAIQKQEEINFRLQDYIDRIIVAIMESNPSILEVK from the exons ATGGTATTAGGCATGGCCTCCTGCCCTCTGGGAGTTTCTCCTCCTGGAGTTTCACCAGTATACCTACAG caggcGGAGGTGTCAGACAGTGCATACCTGGGCTCAGAGAGCGCATACAGCGAGTGCGAGACGTTTACAGATGAGGACACGGGAGCCCTCGTCCACCCAGAACTGCACGAGGACGTCGAGACGGACAGCGGAATCGAAAACACACTCGCCGAAAGCGAGGACCGCAACAG gttcTCCCTTGGCTCGGATTTGCATGGCCACGCCCTGGTGGCAGTGATCGGCGGGGAGGAGGAGCACTTTGAAGACTTTGGGGAAAGCAACTCCGCCTCCGACCTTTTGCTGGCCAATCAGGAGGAGGCGAGGGCGGCCCCTGAAGGAGAGGGAGATCCGGAGCCACACCCACACGCTGGCAGCCCGGTGCGCCGACCACCGATGCTGCTGTCACcaag CTCCGAGCCTTTTCCCTCCAGCTTCCAGAATTTCCTGCAGTCGGAATCTCTGGAGTTTTTCTGCACCCACTGTCACAAACAGATCAGCCGCCTGGAGGATCTCTCCACACGTCTGCACTTACTCGAAATGAATAG CTCCAGCAAGCGACTGTCCAGTAAAAAAGCCGCAAG GCATTTGTTACAGTCTAGTGGTCTAGATGGTATGAGCGATCTGAGCCAGGACATTCTGGACCTTGCTGATAGTGACATCACTGATAAG gtgCTACTTCTGGAACGGCGTGTGTCTGAGCTGGAGAAGGACTCGGCCACGAGCGAGGAGCAGCACGCTCGTCTGCGGCAGGAAAACCTGACCCTGGTGCATCGCGCTAACGCTCTGGAGGAGCAGCTCAAGGAGCAGGAGCTGCACGCCGATGAGACCCTGAACACACTCGCCCGCAAACACAGGGATGCTCTGAGCAAGCTACAGCGCGAGAGAGAGCTGGAGATCGAGAACCTGCAGGCCAG gctgcATCAGTTGGATGAAGAGAACAGTGAGTTAAGGTCATGCGTTCCGTGTCTGAGAGCTAACATCGAAAGACTGGAAGAG GAGAAGAGAAAGCTCCAGGATGAAATTGACGATATAACCGACAGACTTAACGAAGAAACTGACTCGCGCAGGAAGATGGCCGATAAGCTGAGCCATGAGCGACACACCAgccagaaagaaaaagagacaacaCAGGAG CTGATCGAGGACTTGAGAAAGCAGCTGGAAATGCTGCAGCTGTTTAAGTTAGAGACGGAGGCTCGACGAGGCCGCTCACCCGCCGCCGGACTGCAGGAGTACAACACGCATATGAGAGAGAATGAGCTGGAGCAGGAAATCCGACGTCTCAAGCAG gatAACCGCAGTTTGAAGGAGCAAAACGATGAGCTAAATGGACAGATCATTAACCTCAGCATTCAGGGAGCCAAAAGCCTCTTCACCGAATCTCTGTCCGAGTCGCTGGCCGCAGAGATCAACAATGTCTCTCGCGCAGAG CTAATGGAGGCCATCCAGAAGCAGGAAGAGATTAACTTCCGGCTGCAGGACTACATCGACCGCATCATCGTAGCAATCATGGAGTCCAACCCTTCTATACTGGAGGTCAAGTAA
- the LOC128519721 gene encoding glycogen debranching enzyme-like, protein MERTEKTLFRLEQGYELQFRLGPTLQGKNVYVHTNYPAPQQKFDRCGFRVLEWINPSGKEDDSDKYCKLDLEIAGSYQYYFGCGNEEKTGGGYFVVEPVLRVGHEQKILPLDSITSQTYLTKCLGPLDEWIDRLRVAKETGYNMIHLTPLQKLGESRSCYSIADQLELNPEFSHPGKNYTWMDVGNLTETIRKEWNMLCITDVVYNHTAVNSDWLRLHPECGYNLANSPHLKPAWILDRALWHFSCDIADGKYHDRGLPALVDDERQLSTLRELLWHEVFPQLKLWEFLQVNVERAVEQFSKLLQANGKPAFPEMKKKQKLKIIQDPEFKRFGNTVDMKVALDMFGRLVPQGDGLSALQTCCCVFRENLELLNMERYEEMQNNHEKAVNCIVETVRYERLAAEGPKLGLVTKNHPLLARYFTFPFDDMSLEKEELLLQNADDACRIQAHNGWVMADDPLRNFAEPGSNVYLRRELVCWEDNVKLRYGDKPEDCPYLWEHMKKYTEITAKHFCGVRLDNCHSTPLHVAEAMLAAARAVRPNLYVIAELFTGSDQLDNTFVNRLGITSLIREAMSAADSHEEGRLVYRFGGEPVGSFFQPNLRPLVPAIAHAMFLDVSHDNECPVKVRSVYDCLPSSAIVSMACCATGSTRGYDELVPHQISVITEELLYPKWNSDALPSCTGEVNLKSGILAGKLALNRLHHELAEKRFTQVYVDQLDEDIVAVTRHCPSTHQSVVTVSRTAFKNPETHHYKERLAPMFIPGQINEVILEAYTVKRDTGPYVKDEKYINGMPEYTVELKEQLQLKDSQVVKQGDTPANSGNVFVQKIVFDRLTPGTVISFRVSLDSKSRDLVGFLRMQLYQFNRLYKVGSLTDPDVPGILKLSLEFLLSKLSLAEMNILLFHCNEEEREDGGGCYNIPSWMTLKYAGLQGFMSVLSDIRPKNDLGHPFCNNLREGDWMLDYISSRLINKGGPLKEVGKWFQAVFAYLKKIPRYLIPCYFDAIIAGAYTTAVDVVFNKMSSFVRVGSTLVKQLALGSVQMCGAGPVPALPALSSALQDVPYRLNTITKQNEQCCVSLAAGLPHFSSGIFRCWGRDTFIALRGLMLITGRHVEARNIILAFAGTLRHGLIPNLLGEGTKARYNCRDAVWWWLQCIQDYCNIVPNGVDILSCPVSRMYPTDESEPQPANAVEQPLYDVIQEAMQRHMQGIQFRERNAGPQIDHKMRDEGFNVEAKVDPETGFVYGGNRFNCGTWMDKMGKSDKAGHRGIPATPRDGSAVEIVGLCKSTVRWLTHLNQSGHFPYSLVCVQRDGETQTVLYEEWNHRIQDNFEKMFYVSPDPKEKPEKHPELVHKRGIYKDTYGASSPWCDYQLRPNFTIAMVVAPELFTLDKAWAALEIAEKKLLGPLGIKTLDPDDMVYCGIYDIDLDNNNYNVAKGFNYHQGPEWLWLVSYFLRAKLYFAKQMGQDVYNQTVILAKNILSRHNVHLERSPWKGLPELTNENGQHCPFSCETQAWSIGTILEVLYDLCDPKDL, encoded by the exons ATGGAGAGAACGGAGAAGACTCTGTTTCGCCTGGAGCAAG GCTATGAGCTCCAGTTCCGATTAGGTCCAACTTTACAGGGGAAGAATGTTTATGTCCACACCAATTACCCTGCACCACAGCAAAAATTTGACAGGTGTGGCTTTCGTGTCCTTGAGTGGATCAACCCAAGTGGGAAGGAGGATGACTCGGACAAGTACTGCAAACTGGACCTTGAGATCGCTGGGTCCTATCAGTATTACTTTGGATGTGG AAATGAGGAGAAAACTGGTGGCGGCTATTTTGTGGTGGAGCCTGTGCTACGAGTGGGCCATGAACAGAAGATACTTCCTTTGGACAGCATCACCTCTCAGACTTACCTGACTAAGTGCCTTGGGCCactggatgaatggatagatcGACTCAGAGTGGCCAAGGAAACAG GTTACAATATGATCCATTTGACGCCATTGCAGAAGTTGGGTGAGTCACGTTCCTGCTACTCGATCGCTGACCAGCTGGAGCTGAACCCAGAATTCTCTCATCCGGGAAAGAATTATACATGGATGGATGTGGGTAACCTGACAGAGACAATCAGGAAAGAGTGGAACATGCTTTGCATCACAGACGTTGTGTATAACCATACAG CAGTTAACAGTGACTGGCTTAGACTCCATCCTGAGTGTGGCTACAACCTGGCGAATTCTCCACACTTAAAGCCCGCCTGGATACTGGATCGAGCTCTCTGGCACTTCAGCTGTGACATTGCTGATGGAAAATACCATGACCGTGGCCTACCAGCTTTGGTTGATGATGAGAGACAGCTCAGT ACACTCCGTGAACTTCTGTGGCATGAGGTTTTCCCTCAACTAAAGCTTTGGGAATTTCTCCAGGTAAACGTGGAAAGAGCCGTGGAGCAGTTTAGTAAACTTCTGCAGGCCA ATGGCAAACCAGCTTTTCCAGAAATGAAGAAGAAACAGAAGCTGAAAATTATACAGGATCCAGAGTTTAAACGCTTTGGAAACACAGTGGACATGAAGGTGGCGCTGGACATGTTTGGCAGGCTAGTTCCTCAAGG GGATGGCCTGTCAGCACTACAAACGTGTTGCTGTGTGTTCAGGGAGAATTTGGAGTTGTTGAACATGGAGCGCTATGAGGAAATGCAGAACAATCATGAGAAG GCTGTAAACTGCATAGTGGAGACTGTGAGATATGAGCGTCTTGCAGCAGAGGGTCCCAAACTTGGCTTAGTGACCAAAAACCATCCTTTGTTAGCCAG GTATTTCACCTTCCCATTTGATGACATGTCACTGGAGAAGgaggaactcctgcttcagaATGCAGATGATGCATGTCGCATCCAGGCTCACAATGGATGGGTCATGGCAGATGATCCTCTTCGGAACTTTGCTGAACCAG GCTCTAATGTGTACTTGAGGAGAGAACTAGTCTGCTGGGAGGACAATGTCAAGCTCCGGTATGGTGATAAACCTGAGGACTGTCCCTATCTGTGGGAGCACATGAAGAAGTACACAGAGATAACAGCTAAACATTTCTGCGGTGTACGGCTGGACAACTGCCATTCCACACCCCTACATGTGGCAGAG GCGATGTTAGCTGCTGCCAGGGCAGTTAGGCCCAATTTGTATGTGATAGCCGAGCTCTTTACAGGAAGTGACCAGCTTGACAATACCTTTGTTAACCGTCTGGGAATTACAAGTCTCATAAGAG AGGCAATGAGTGCTGCTGACAGTCACGAGGAAGGCAGGTTGGTGTATCGCTTTGGTGGAGAACCGGTTGGTTCCTTCTTCCAGCCCAACCTAAGACCCTTGGTTCCAGCTATAGCACATGCTATGTTCCTTGATGTTAGCCATGACAATGAGTGTCCTGTTAAG GTTAGGTCTGTATACGACTGCCTCCCAAGCTCTGCGATTGTATCTATGGCGTGTTGTGCCACAGGTAGTACTAGAGGATATGACGAGCTGGTTCCTCATCAG ATTTCAGTGATCACTGAGGAGCTTCTGTATCCCAAATGGAACTCGGATGCCTTGCCTTCATGTACTGGAGAGGTGAACCTCAAGTCAGGCATCCTGGCAGGGAAGCTGGCACTCAACAGGCTTCACCATGAGCTGGCTGAGAAACGTTTTACACAG GTGTATGTAGACCAGCTGGATGAAGACATTGTGGCTGTAACCAGGCATTGTCCGAGCACACACCAGTCTGTGGTGACTGTGTCTCGAACAGCTTTCAAAAACCCCGAAACACACCACTACAAGGAAAGACTAGCTCCGATGTTCATACCAG GCCAAATAAATGAGGTGATCCTGGAGGCATATACAGTCAAGAGAGACACTGGGCCCTATGTGAAAGATGAGAAGTACATAAACGGCATGCCTGAGTACACGGTTGAGCTCAAGGAACAACTCCAG CTTAAAGACAGCCAAGTTGTAAAACAAGGAGATACCCCAGCAAATAGTGGTAATGTGTTTGTCCAGAAGATTGTGTTTGATCGTCTCACCCCGGGTACCGTGATCTCTTTCAG GGTGAGTCTGGACTCCAAATCTCGAGACTTGGTGGGCTTCCTGCGTATGCAGCTCTACCAGTTTAATCGCCTGTACAAAGTGGGCAGTCTGACTGACCCAGATGTTCCTGGCATCCTGAAACTTTCCTTGGAATT CCTCCTCTCCAAACTGTCTTTGGCTGAGATGAATATCTTGCTGTTCCACTGCAATGAAGAGGAGCGGGAAGATGGTGGAGGATGCTACAATATCCCATCCTGGATGACCCTAAAGTATGCAGGCCTTCAAG GGTTCATGTCAGTGCTTTCTGACATTCGGCCAAAGAATGACCTAGGCCACCCCTTTTGCAACAACCTGAGGGAAGGTGACTGGATGCTTGACTACATTAGCTCTCGTCTTATCAATAAAGGTGGCCCTCTAAAGGAG GTGGGGAAATGGTTCCAAGCTGTATTTGCTTACCTGAAGAAAATCCCACGCTACCTCATTCCATGTTACTTTGATGCCATAATTGCTGGAGCATATACTACAGCTGTGGATGTTGTTTTCAACAAGATGTCAAG CTTTGTGCGAGTTGGTTCAACCCTAGTGAAGCAGCTGGCACTGGGCTCAGTGCAGATGTGTGGTGCAGGCCCTGTGCCTGCTCTCCCTGCTCTTTCTTCTGCCCTGCAGGATGTTCCATATCGCCTTAACACCATCACCAAGCAAAATGAGCAGTGCTGTGTGTCACTGGCTGCAG GCTTGCCTCATTTCTCATCTGGAATTTTCCGCTGCTGGGGCCGAGACACGTTTATAGCCCTGCGTGGTCTCATGTTGATCACTGGAAGACATGTAGAGGCAAG AAACATTATCCTGGCCTTTGCTGGGACTCTAAGACATGGATTGATCCCCAATTTGCTTGGAGAGGGCACAAAGGCTCGCTACAACTGCCGGGATGCTGTGTGGTGGTGGCTGCAGTGCATCCAGGACTACTGCAATATAGTCCCCAATGGTGTGGACATCTTGTCGTGTCCGGTGTCACGCATGTACCCGACAGATGAGTCTGAACCCCAGCCAGCAAACGCTGTG GAGCAGCCCCTGTACGATGTCATCCAGGAAGCAATGCAGCGCCACATGCAAGGCATCCAATTTAGAGAGCGGAACGCTGGGCCACAGATCGACCATAAAATGAGAGATGAAG GATTTAATGTTGAAGCTAAGGTAGACCCAGAAACTGGCTTTGTATATGGGGGAAATCGATTCAACTGTGGAACATGGATGGACAAAATGGGTAAGAGTGACAAAGCAGGGCATCGTGGGATACCGGCAACGCCCAG AGACGGATCTGCAGTGGAGATTGTGGGTCTTTGCAAATCCACCGTGCGCTGGTTGACTCATTTGAATCAGAGCGGTCACTTCCCTTACTCTTTAGTCTGTGTTCAGAGAGATG GTGAAACTCAAACTGTGTTGTATGAGGAGTGGAACCACAGGATCCAGGATAACTTTGAAAAGATGTTTTATGTGTCACCTGATCCAAAGGAAAAACCTGAAAAACATCCCGAGCTAGTGCACAAAAGAGGCATTTACAAAGACACCTATGGTGCCTCCAGTCCATGGTGTGACTATCAGCTTCGGCCCAATTTTACCATCGCTATGGTGGTG GCTCCTGAGTTGTTCACTCTGGATAAAGCATGGGCAGCTTTAGAGATTGCTGAGAAGAAACTGCTTGGGCCACTGGGAATAAAGACTTTGGATCCAGA TGATATGGTTTACTGTGGCATCTATGACATCGACCTagacaacaacaactacaacgtCGCCAAAGGCTTCAATTACCACCAAGGACCT GAGTGGCTTTGGCTGGTCAGTTATTTCCTAAGAGCCAAACTCTACTTTGCCAAGCAGATGGGCCAGGATGTATACAATCAGACTGTTATTCTGGCCAAAAACATTCTCTCCAGGCATAATGTTCACTTGGAAAG ATCTCCCTGGAAAGGTTTACCTGAGCTGACCAATGAAAATGGACAACACTGTCCTTTCAGTTGTGAGACACAGGCCTGGTCCATTGGCACGATCCTGGAAGTCCTATATGATCTTTGTGATCCTAAAGACTTGTAG